In Flavobacteriaceae bacterium, the following proteins share a genomic window:
- a CDS encoding T9SS C-terminal target domain-containing protein, with protein sequence MKRTTLLTIFLFFFAQIIISQEISKRILIPSTSDSTVNAILQTGIDLRCGATITSNSIELELSETQIKSLEDRGITYTVLIEDVYKAYSENLEANLEIAKANLAAEQGRLRNNSIINIGAQINGIQNSSIDLGGSIISATDTSNSSIVSTAINNYLQYEECDEVDWATPVNFNLNPNPSPNSFGGCLTVSQVEAELDQMRALFPNLISVKMDASPTGETTLGNTLGAAQFPGQTVYYVRISDNPDTDEVNEPEILYTSMIHAREVSSLMGNLFYMWYLLENYSTDSAIKNLVDNNELYFVPIVNPDGLRWNEVIRPDGGGQQRKNLRVNPGDSGSTNAGNDRRGVDLNRNFDYLFGTAGDINGSSGTFTADSYRGTGAFSEPESRILRDFVLSRNFETALMHHSAANSIPHPYGGIPTMVSGRESEMHKWHEDMTKFNRYVSGATIFPPANGIADDWMLGGVTDGNGSVGSGRNILASTPEHGHGDEGGAFGQFWPNPVDIVPIAKRAMRINLMNAYYGGQYAKLQDLTQSNISTLTSDLEYGIERLGQTSSNFTLTITPVSSNITSIASIPTQTGMTILEQRNVTAQMVLDPSIQPNEKIEYRVQLANNSGTIFYDATIEKIYQPTVLLTDSGDNLNNWTVTGGNWTTSTVNPFSGARSISTNAGTGNYPNNANSTLTSTNSYDFSGANQVLIQFYTRWDLERNFDFVEIEGSTNGTTWQSLCGIYNKPEAPTTSNDSHGDKNNTSHAFQQNNSSGRIYDGDQMNKWVLEQIVIDPTHNNFLVGATNAQIRFRFRSDANNMPENYKLTPGNTTYGGFFIDDFTISRIDIPCVTSVPTNLIASTIGITDATITWDNIPSATYDLRYREVGTPTFTDINNIALSTTNITGLDPNTQYEVQVRSRCTAATSAYSTLINFTTLPIPPCTGPAISSYPYTENFDGGIGLWTQATGDDGDWILDANGTPSGGTGPNNDFTGGQEYFYIESSDPGVTAGAVGQNATVNLISPCIDLTGYENANFSFYYHMFGANMGDLFIDVSIDNGNTWLQLAENGTTSAIQNPRTITISNQNGQQQSTDDVSNVINGAWRQQLINLSNYDNQVIRLRFSGITGGGFRSDMAIDQINITADIVTSTTWYADTDMDTFGDPTNTTIAVTQPLGFVADNTDCDDTDANINPNTIWYIGVDGDSDGFFGSTTSITQCTSPGAGYSTTEPATPDCDDTDANINPNTIWYIGVDGDSDGFFGSTTSITQCTSPGAGYSTTEPATPDCDDTDANINPNTIWYIGVDGDSDGFFGSTTSITQCTSPGAGYSTTEPATPDCDDTDANINPNTIWYIGVDGDSDGFFGSTTSITQCTSPGAGYSTTEPATPDCDDTDANINPNTIWYIGVDGDSDGFFGSTTSITQCTSPGAGYSTTEPATPDCDDTDANINPNTIWYIGVDGDSDGFFGSTTSITQCTSPGAGYSTTEPATPDCDDTDANINPNTIWYIGVDGDSDGFFGSTTSITQCTSPGAGYSTTEPATPDCDDTDANINPNTIWYIGVDGDSDGFFGSTTSITQCTSPGAGYSTTEPATPDCDDTDANINPNTIWYIGVDGDSDGFFGSTTSITQCTSPGAGYSTTEPATPDCDDTDANINPNTIWYIGVDGDSDGFFGSTTSITQCTSPGAGYSTTEPATPDCDDTDANINPNTIWYIGVDGDSDGFFGSTTSITQCTSPGAGYSTTEPATPDCDDTDANINPNTIWYIGVDGDSDGFFGSTTSITQCTSPGAGYSTTEPATPDCDDTDANINPNTIWYIGVDGDSDGFFGSTTSITQCTSPGAGYSTTEPATPDCDDTDANINPNTIWYIGVDGDSDGFFGSTTSITQCTSPGAGYSTTEPATPDCDDTDANINPNTIWYIGVDGDSDGFFGSTTSITQCTSPGAGYSTTEPATPDCDDTDANINPNTIWYIGVDGDSDGFFGSTTSITQCTSPGAGYSTTEPATPDCDDTDANINPNTIWYIGVDGDSDGFFGSTTSITQCTSPGAGYSTTEPATPDCDDTDANINPNTIWYIGVDGDSDGFFGSTTSITQCTSPGAGYSTTEPATPDCDDTDANINPNTIWYIGVDGDSDGFFGSTTSITQCTSPGAGYSTTEPATPDCDDTDANINPNTIWYIGVDGDSDGFFGSTTSITQCTSPGAGYSTTEPATPDCDDTDANINPNTIWYIGVDGDSDGFFGSTTSITQCTSPGAGYSTTEPATPDCDDTDANINPNTIWYIGVDGDSDGFFGSTTSITQCTSPGAGYSTTEPATPDCDDTDANINPNTIWYIGVDGDSDGFFGSTTSITQCTSPGAGYSTTEPATPDCDDTDANINPNTIWYIGVDGDSDGFFGSTTSITQCTSPGAGYSTTEPATPDCDDTDANINPNTIWYIGVDGDSDGFFGSTTSITQCTSPGAGYSTTEPATPDCDDTDANINPNTIWYIGVDGDSDGFFGSTTSITQCTSPGAGYSTTEPATPDCDDTDANINPNTIWYIGVDGDSDGFFGSTTSITQCTSPGAGYSTTEPATPDCDDTDANINPNTIWYIGVDGDSDGFFGSTTSITQCTSPGAGYSTTEPATPDCDDTDANINPNTIWYIGVDGDSDGFFGSTTSITQCTSPGAGYSTTEPATPDCDDTDANINPNTIWYIGVDGDSDGFFGSTTSITQCTSPGAGYSTTEPATPDCDDTDANINPNTIWYIGVDGDSDGFFGSTTSITQCTSPGAGYSTTEPATPDCDDTDANINPNTIWYIGVDGDSDGFFGSTTSITQCTSPGAGYSTTEPATPDCDDTDANINPNTIWYIGVDGDSDGFFGSTTSITQCTSPGAGYSTTEPATPDCDDTDANINPNTIWYIGVDGDSDGFFGSTTSITQCTSPGAGYSTTEPATPDCDDTDANINPNTIWYIGVDGDSDGFFGSTTSITQCTSPGAGYSTTEPATPDCDDTDANINPNTIWYIGVDGDSDGFFGSTTSITQCTSPGAGYSTTEPATPDCDDTDANINPNTIWYIGVDGDSDGFFGSTTSITQCTSPGAGYSTTEPATPDCDDTDANINPNTIWYIGVDGDSDGFFGSTTSITQCTSPGAGYSTTEPATPDCDDTDANINPNTIWYIGVDGDSDGFFGSTTSITQCTSPGAGYSTTEPATPDCDDTDANINPSAVEIPNNNIDENCDGIIDNTLSSDDFDLGNVTIYPNPFNDVITIQLPLRFNNSEFNITIIDINGRIVHREAPSSINGRIDVSNLNRLAEGAYFIRITSKEERSTITKKLIKYQNR encoded by the coding sequence ATGAAAAGAACTACCCTACTAACTATTTTCTTATTCTTTTTTGCGCAAATAATTATTTCTCAAGAAATATCTAAAAGAATATTAATTCCTAGCACATCAGATAGTACTGTAAATGCAATCTTGCAAACTGGTATTGATTTACGCTGTGGAGCTACTATAACATCTAACTCTATTGAATTAGAACTTTCTGAAACACAAATAAAAAGTTTAGAAGATCGTGGTATTACTTATACTGTATTAATTGAGGATGTTTATAAAGCATATTCAGAAAACCTTGAAGCTAATTTAGAAATCGCTAAAGCAAATCTAGCAGCTGAGCAAGGTAGGTTGAGGAATAATTCAATAATAAACATAGGAGCACAAATAAACGGTATACAAAATTCATCTATTGATTTGGGAGGAAGTATTATATCTGCAACTGACACTTCAAATTCATCTATAGTAAGTACAGCAATTAATAATTATTTGCAATATGAAGAATGTGATGAAGTAGATTGGGCTACACCTGTAAATTTTAATTTAAACCCTAACCCATCACCTAATTCTTTTGGAGGTTGTTTAACAGTAAGTCAAGTTGAAGCTGAGTTAGATCAAATGCGAGCTTTATTTCCTAATTTAATTTCTGTTAAAATGGATGCTTCTCCAACTGGTGAAACTACTTTAGGTAATACATTAGGTGCAGCTCAATTTCCTGGTCAAACAGTATATTATGTACGTATTTCAGATAATCCCGATACAGATGAAGTAAATGAGCCTGAAATCTTATATACATCTATGATACATGCGAGAGAGGTTAGTAGTTTAATGGGGAACCTTTTTTATATGTGGTATTTATTGGAAAACTATAGTACCGATTCTGCTATTAAAAATCTAGTAGATAATAATGAGTTATATTTTGTACCTATAGTTAATCCTGATGGTTTACGCTGGAATGAGGTTATTAGACCAGATGGTGGTGGGCAGCAAAGAAAAAATTTAAGAGTTAATCCTGGTGATAGTGGGAGTACAAATGCAGGGAATGATAGAAGAGGAGTAGATTTAAACAGAAATTTTGATTATTTATTTGGCACAGCAGGAGATATAAATGGGTCTTCAGGAACATTTACTGCTGATTCTTATAGAGGTACAGGTGCTTTTTCAGAGCCAGAATCTCGAATTTTAAGAGATTTTGTACTATCAAGGAATTTTGAAACGGCGTTAATGCATCATTCTGCTGCAAACTCTATTCCACATCCTTATGGTGGGATTCCTACTATGGTGTCTGGAAGAGAGAGTGAAATGCATAAATGGCATGAAGATATGACGAAATTTAATCGTTACGTTTCTGGAGCTACTATTTTTCCTCCAGCCAATGGTATTGCAGACGATTGGATGCTTGGTGGTGTTACAGATGGTAATGGTTCTGTAGGTTCTGGTCGTAATATATTAGCGTCTACTCCTGAGCATGGTCATGGAGATGAAGGAGGTGCATTTGGTCAATTCTGGCCTAATCCAGTAGATATTGTGCCTATTGCAAAACGTGCTATGCGCATTAATTTAATGAACGCTTATTACGGTGGACAATATGCAAAACTTCAAGACTTAACACAAAGTAACATTTCAACACTTACTTCAGATTTAGAATATGGTATTGAACGTTTAGGGCAAACATCTAGTAATTTTACATTAACTATTACTCCTGTATCTTCTAATATTACTTCTATTGCTTCCATTCCAACTCAAACAGGAATGACCATTTTAGAACAACGAAATGTTACAGCTCAAATGGTTTTAGACCCAAGTATTCAACCTAATGAAAAAATAGAATATCGTGTACAATTAGCAAATAATAGTGGAACTATCTTTTATGATGCAACTATTGAAAAAATTTATCAACCTACTGTTTTATTAACAGATTCAGGAGATAACTTAAACAATTGGACGGTTACAGGAGGGAATTGGACAACATCTACTGTTAATCCTTTTTCTGGAGCTAGATCTATAAGTACTAATGCTGGAACAGGAAATTATCCTAATAATGCTAATAGTACATTAACATCAACTAATAGTTATGATTTTTCAGGAGCAAATCAAGTATTAATACAATTCTATACTCGTTGGGATTTAGAACGTAATTTTGATTTTGTAGAAATCGAAGGATCAACCAATGGTACTACATGGCAATCATTGTGTGGTATTTATAATAAACCTGAAGCTCCTACTACAAGTAATGATTCGCATGGTGATAAAAATAATACTAGTCATGCATTTCAACAAAATAACAGCTCAGGAAGAATCTATGATGGAGATCAAATGAATAAATGGGTTTTAGAACAAATTGTAATAGACCCTACACATAATAATTTTTTGGTAGGAGCCACCAATGCGCAAATTCGTTTTAGATTTAGAAGTGACGCTAATAATATGCCAGAAAATTATAAATTAACTCCAGGGAATACTACATATGGAGGTTTTTTTATTGATGATTTTACAATTTCAAGAATAGATATTCCTTGTGTTACAAGTGTACCTACAAATCTAATTGCTTCAACTATTGGAATTACAGATGCTACCATAACTTGGGATAATATCCCTTCTGCAACATACGACTTACGATATAGAGAAGTTGGTACACCTACATTTACAGATATAAATAATATAGCATTAAGCACTACTAATATTACTGGATTAGATCCAAATACACAATACGAAGTACAAGTAAGATCTCGTTGTACTGCTGCAACTTCTGCATATTCAACTTTAATTAATTTTACAACACTTCCAATACCACCTTGTACTGGACCAGCTATATCGTCATACCCATATACAGAAAACTTTGATGGAGGAATTGGCCTTTGGACACAAGCAACAGGTGATGATGGTGATTGGATTTTAGATGCTAATGGTACTCCCTCTGGAGGAACTGGACCTAATAATGATTTTACTGGAGGTCAAGAATATTTTTATATTGAATCTTCTGATCCTGGAGTTACAGCTGGAGCTGTCGGTCAAAATGCAACAGTAAATTTAATAAGTCCTTGTATTGATTTAACCGGATATGAAAATGCGAATTTTTCATTTTACTATCATATGTTTGGAGCTAACATGGGAGATTTATTTATTGATGTTAGTATCGATAATGGAAATACCTGGTTACAATTAGCAGAAAATGGAACTACATCTGCTATACAAAATCCAAGAACAATTACCATCTCTAATCAAAATGGACAACAACAATCAACAGACGATGTATCAAATGTTATTAATGGCGCTTGGAGACAGCAGTTAATTAATTTAAGTAACTACGATAATCAAGTTATACGTTTACGTTTTTCAGGAATAACTGGCGGAGGTTTTCGAAGTGACATGGCGATTGATCAAATAAATATTACAGCAGATATAGTTACTTCTACAACTTGGTATGCTGATACGGATATGGATACTTTTGGTGATCCTACTAATACAACAATAGCTGTTACACAGCCTCTTGGCTTTGTAGCAGATAATACGGATTGTGATGATACGGACGCTAATATCAATCCGAATACTATATGGTATATCGGTGTCGATGGTGATAGTGATGGATTCTTTGGATCTACAACTTCAATAACTCAATGTACATCTCCTGGAGCTGGGTACTCTACAACTGAGCCTGCTACTCCGGATTGTGATGATACGGATGCTAATATCAATCCGAATACTATATGGTATATCGGTGTCGATGGTGATAGTGATGGATTCTTTGGATCTACAACTTCAATAACTCAATGTACATCTCCTGGAGCTGGGTACTCTACAACTGAGCCTGCTACTCCGGATTGTGATGATACGGATGCTAATATCAATCCGAATACTATATGGTATATCGGTGTCGATGGTGATAGTGATGGATTCTTTGGATCTACAACTTCAATAACTCAATGTACATCTCCTGGAGCTGGGTACTCTACAACTGAGCCTGCTACTCCGGATTGTGATGATACGGACGCTAATATCAATCCGAATACTATATGGTATATCGGTGTCGATGGTGATAGTGATGGATTCTTTGGATCTACAACTTCAATAACTCAATGTACATCTCCTGGAGCTGGGTACTCTACAACTGAGCCTGCTACTCCGGATTGTGATGATACGGACGCTAATATCAATCCGAATACTATATGGTATATCGGTGTCGATGGTGATAGTGATGGATTCTTTGGATCTACAACTTCAATAACTCAATGTACATCTCCTGGAGCTGGGTACTCTACAACTGAGCCTGCTACTCCGGATTGTGATGATACGGACGCTAATATCAATCCGAATACTATATGGTATATCGGTGTCGATGGTGATAGTGATGGATTCTTTGGATCTACAACTTCAATAACTCAATGTACATCTCCTGGAGCTGGGTACTCTACAACTGAGCCTGCTACTCCGGATTGTGATGATACGGACGCTAATATCAATCCGAATACTATATGGTATATCGGTGTCGATGGTGATAGTGATGGATTCTTTGGATCTACAACTTCAATAACTCAATGTACATCTCCTGGAGCTGGGTACTCTACAACTGAGCCTGCTACTCCGGATTGTGATGATACGGACGCTAATATCAATCCGAATACTATATGGTATATCGGTGTCGATGGTGATAGTGATGGATTCTTTGGATCTACAACTTCAATAACTCAATGTACATCTCCTGGAGCTGGGTACTCTACAACTGAGCCTGCTACTCCGGATTGTGATGATACGGATGCTAATATCAATCCGAATACTATATGGTATATCGGTGTCGATGGTGATAGTGATGGATTCTTTGGATCTACAACTTCAATAACTCAATGTACATCTCCTGGAGCTGGGTACTCTACAACTGAGCCTGCTACTCCGGATTGTGATGATACGGACGCTAATATCAATCCGAATACTATATGGTATATCGGTGTCGATGGTGATAGTGATGGATTCTTTGGATCTACAACTTCAATAACTCAATGTACATCTCCTGGAGCTGGGTACTCTACAACTGAGCCTGCTACTCCGGATTGTGATGATACGGACGCTAATATCAATCCGAATACTATATGGTATATCGGTGTCGATGGTGATAGTGATGGATTCTTTGGATCTACAACTTCAATAACTCAATGTACATCTCCTGGAGCTGGGTACTCTACAACTGAGCCTGCTACTCCGGATTGTGATGATACGGACGCTAATATCAATCCGAATACTATATGGTATATCGGTGTCGATGGTGATAGTGATGGATTCTTTGGATCTACAACTTCAATAACTCAATGTACATCTCCTGGAGCTGGGTACTCTACAACTGAGCCTGCTACTCCGGATTGTGATGATACGGACGCTAATATCAATCCGAATACTATATGGTATATCGGTGTCGATGGTGATAGTGATGGATTCTTTGGATCTACAACTTCAATAACTCAATGTACATCTCCTGGAGCTGGGTACTCTACAACTGAGCCTGCTACTCCGGATTGTGATGATACGGACGCTAATATCAATCCGAATACTATATGGTATATCGGTGTCGATGGTGATAGTGATGGATTCTTTGGATCTACAACTTCAATAACTCAATGTACATCTCCTGGAGCTGGGTACTCTACAACTGAGCCTGCTACTCCGGATTGTGATGATACGGATGCTAATATCAATCCGAATACTATATGGTATATCGGTGTCGATGGTGATAGTGATGGATTCTTTGGATCTACAACTTCAATAACTCAATGTACATCTCCTGGAGCTGGGTACTCTACAACTGAGCCTGCTACTCCGGATTGTGATGATACGGACGCTAATATCAATCCGAATACTATATGGTATATCGGTGTCGATGGTGATAGTGATGGATTCTTTGGATCTACAACTTCAATAACTCAATGTACATCTCCTGGAGCTGGGTACTCTACAACTGAGCCTGCTACTCCGGATTGTGATGATACGGACGCTAATATCAATCCGAATACTATATGGTATATCGGTGTCGATGGTGATAGTGATGGATTCTTTGGATCTACAACTTCAATAACTCAATGTACATCTCCTGGAGCTGGGTACTCTACAACTGAGCCTGCTACTCCGGATTGTGATGATACGGACGCTAATATCAATCCGAATACTATATGGTATATCGGTGTCGATGGTGATAGTGATGGATTCTTTGGATCTACAACTTCAATAACTCAATGTACATCTCCTGGAGCTGGGTACTCTACAACTGAGCCTGCTACTCCGGATTGTGATGATACGGACGCTAATATCAATCCGAATACTATATGGTATATCGGTGTCGATGGTGATAGTGATGGATTCTTTGGATCTACAACTTCAATAACTCAATGTACATCTCCTGGAGCTGGGTACTCTACAACTGAGCCTGCTACTCCGGATTGTGATGATACGGACGCTAATATCAATCCGAATACTATATGGTATATCGGTGTCGATGGTGATAGTGATGGATTCTTTGGATCTACAACTTCAATAACTCAATGTACATCTCCTGGAGCTGGGTACTCTACAACTGAGCCTGCTACTCCGGATTGTGATGATACGGACGCTAACATCAATCCGAATACTATATGGTATATCGGTGTCGATGGTGATAGTGATGGATTCTTTGGATCTACAACTTCAATAACTCAATGTACATCTCCTGGAGCTGGGTACTCTACAACTGAGCCTGCTACTCCGGATTGTGATGATACGGACGCTAACATCAATCCGAATACTATATGGTATATCGGTGTCGATGGTGATAGTGATGGATTCTTTGGATCTACAACTTCAATAACTCAATGTACATCTCCTGGAGCTGGGTACTCTACAACTGAGCCTGCTACTCCGGATTGTGATGATACGGACGCTAATATCAATCCGAATACTATATGGTATATCGGTGTCGATGGTGATAGTGATGGATTCTTTGGATCTACAACTTCAATAACTCAATGTACATCTCCTGGAGCTGGGTACTCTACAACTGAGCCTGCTACTCCGGATTGTGATGATACGGACGCTAATATCAATCCGAATACTATATGGTATATCGGTGTCGATGGTGATAGTGATGGATTCTTTGGATCTACAACTTCAATAACTCAATGTACATCTCCTGGAGCTGGGTACTCTACAACTGAGCCTGCTACTCCGGATTGTGATGATACGGACGCTAATATCAATCCGAATACTATATGGTATATCGGTGTCGATGGTGATAGTGATGGATTCTTTGGATCTACAACTTCAATAACTCAATGTACATCTCCTGGAGCTGGGTACTCTACAACTGAGCCTGCTACTCCGGATTGTGATGATACGGACGCTAATATCAATCCGAATACTATATGGTATATCGGTGTCGATGGTGATAGTGATGGATTCTTTGGATCTACAACTTCAATAACTCAATGTACATCTCCTGGAGCTGGGTACTCTACAACTGAGCCTGCTACTCCGGATTGTGATGATACGGATGCTAATATCAATCCGAATACTATATGGTATATCGGTGTCGATGGTGATAGTGATGGATTCTTTGGATCTACAACTTCAATAACTCAATGTACATCTCCTGGAGCTGGGTACTCTACAACTGAGCCTGCTACTCCGGATTGTGATGATACGGACGCTAATATCAATCCGAATACTATATGGTATATCGGTGTCGATGGTGATAGTGATGGATTCTTTGGATCTACAACTTCAATAACTCAATGTACATCTCCTGGAGCTGGGTACTCTACAACTGAGCCTGCTACTCCGGATTGTGATGATACGGACGCTAACATCAATCCGAATACTATATGGTATATCGGTGTCGATGGTGATAGTGATGGATTCTTTGGATCTACAACTTCAATAACTCAATGTACATCTCCTGGAGCTGGGTACTCTACAACTGAGCCTGCTACTCCGGATTGTGATGATACGGACGCTAATATCAATCCGAATACTATATGGTATATCGGTGTCGATGGTGATAGTGATGGATTCTTTGGATCTACAACTTCAATAACTCAATGTACATCTCCTGGAGCTGGGTACTCTACAACTGAGCCTGCTACTCCGGATTGTGATGATACGGATGCTAATATCAATCCGAATACTATATGGTATATCGGTGTCGATGGTGATAGTGATGGATTCTTTGGATCTACAACTTCAATAACTCAATGTACATCTCCTGGAGCTGGGTACTCTACAACTGAGCCTGCTACTCCGGATTGTGATGATACGGACGCTAACATCAATCCGAATACTATATGGTATATCGGTGTCGATGGTGATAGTGATGGATTCTTTGGATCTACAACTTCAATAACTCAATGTACATCTCCTGGAGCTGGGTACTCTACAACTGAGCCTGCTACTCCGGATTGTGATGATACGGACGCTAATATCAATCCGAATACTATATGGTATATCGGTGTCGATGGTGATAGTGATGGATTCTTTGGATCTACAACTTCAATAACTCAATGTACATCTCCTGGAGCTGGGTACTCTACAACTGAGCCTGCTACTCCGGATTGTGATGATACGGACGCTAATATCAATCCGAATACTATATGGTATATCGGTGTCGATGGTGATAGTGATGGATTCTTTGGATCTACAACTTCAATAACTCAATGTACATCTCCTGGAGCTGGGTACTCTACAACTGAGCCTGCTACTCCGGATTGTGATGATACGGACGCTAATATCAATCCGAATACTATATGGTATATCGGTGTCGATGGTGATAGTGATGGATTCTTTGGATCTACAACTTCAATAACTCAATGTACATCTCCTGGAGCTGGGTACTCTACAACTGAGCCTGCTACTCCGGATTGTGATGATACGGACGCTAACATCAATCCGAATACTATATGGTATATCGGTGTCGATGGTGATAGTGATGGATTCTTTGGATCTACAACTTCAATAACTCAATGTACATCTCCTGGAGCTGGGTACTCTACAACTGAGCCTGCTACTCCGGATTGTGATGATACGGACGCTAACATCAATCCGAATACTATATGGTATATCGGTGTCGATGGTGATAGTGATGGATTCTTTGGATCTACAACTTCAATAACTCAATGTACATCTCCTGGAGCTGGGTACTCTACAACTGAGCCTGCTACTCCGGATTGTGATGATACGGATGCTAATATCAATCCGAATACTATATGGTATATCGGTGTCGATGGTGATAGTGATGGATTCTTTGGATCTACAACTTCAATAACTCAATGTACATCTCCTGGAGCTGGGTACTCTACAACTGAGCCTGCTACTCCGGATTGTGATGATACGGATGCTAATATCAATCCGAATACTATATGGTATATCGGTGTCGATGGTGATAGTGATGGATTCTTTGGATCTACAACTTCAATAACTCAATGTACATCTCCTGGAGCTGGGTACTCTACAACTGAGCCTGCTACTCCGGATTGTGATGATACGGACGCTAATATCAATCCTTCAGCTGTCGAAATTCCAAATAATAATATTGACGAAAATTGTGATGGTATAATTGATAACACATTAAGCTCTGATGATTTTGACTTAGGTAATGTTACTATATATCCAAACCCTTTTAATGATGTTATTACAATACAATTACCATTGCGCTTCAATAATAGTGAGTTTAATATTACTATAATTGATATTAATGGAAGAATTGTACATAGAGAAGCGCCGTCTAGCATTAATGGTAGAATAGATGTTTCTAACTTAAACAGATTAGCAGAAGGTGCTTATTTTATAAGAATTACAAGTAAAGAAGAGCGAAGTACTATAACCAAAAAGTTAATTAAATATCAAAATAGATAA
- a CDS encoding SRPBCC domain-containing protein: protein MNDKIKFELEFPIHASPQLLFQYISTPSGLSEWFADNVNSRGELFTFIWDDSEEQAKLITKKSGERIKFRWLEDDEDSSVFFEIRIQVDDITKDVSLMVTDFAEDDEIDESKMLWENQISSLKQVLGSA, encoded by the coding sequence ATGAACGACAAAATAAAATTCGAGCTTGAATTTCCTATACATGCTTCTCCTCAATTATTATTTCAATATATATCCACTCCATCTGGGTTATCTGAATGGTTTGCAGATAATGTAAATTCTAGAGGAGAATTATTCACTTTTATATGGGATGATAGTGAAGAACAAGCAAAATTAATAACTAAAAAAAGTGGAGAACGTATAAAATTTAGATGGTTAGAAGATGATGAAGATTCTAGTGTGTTTTTTGAAATTAGAATTCAAGTTGATGATATTACTAAAGATGTATCATTAATGGTGACTGATTTTGCTGAAGATGATGAAATAGATGAATCAAAAATGCTTTGGGAAAACCAAATTTCTAGCTTAAAACAAGTTTTAGGATCAGCATAA
- a CDS encoding aminotransferase class IV produces MIIINGNIIENNNVALSINNRGFTYGDAVFETIKVVHNKILFWEDHYFRLMASMRILRMEIPMNFTLEFIENQINKLININELSKSSVRVKLIINRKEGGLYTPTNNDVEYVILTKQLDEDFYTLNDQNYQIDLYKDFYVAPGLLSTLKSNNRLINVVGGVYAKENNLDNCLVLNTSKNVIEALNGNLFLIKGTTIKTPPLGDGCVKGVMRKQIIEILNALPEYTIKEVSISPFELQKADELFITNVITGIQPVTNYRKKTFTSTFSEMLIGKLNTKIRLS; encoded by the coding sequence ATGATAATAATTAACGGAAATATAATAGAAAATAACAATGTAGCTTTATCTATAAATAATAGAGGGTTTACTTATGGAGATGCAGTTTTTGAAACTATAAAAGTTGTTCATAATAAAATTTTGTTTTGGGAAGATCATTATTTTAGATTAATGGCTTCAATGCGAATTTTAAGAATGGAAATTCCAATGAATTTTACTTTAGAGTTTATTGAAAATCAAATTAATAAGTTAATTAATATAAATGAATTATCTAAATCTTCAGTTCGTGTTAAATTAATAATAAATAGGAAAGAAGGTGGATTGTATACCCCTACAAATAATGATGTTGAATATGTGATTTTGACCAAGCAACTGGATGAAGATTTTTATACGTTAAACGATCAAAATTATCAGATAGATTTATATAAAGATTTTTATGTTGCTCCTGGTTTATTATCAACTCTAAAAAGTAATAATCGACTCATAAATGTAGTAGGAGGGGTATATGCAAAAGAAAACAATTTAGATAATTGTTTGGTACTAAATACTTCAAAAAATGTTATAGAAGCCTTAAATGGAAATTTATTTTTAATAAAAGGAACTACAATTAAAACACCACCATTAGGAGATGGTTGTGTAAAAGGAGTTATGCGTAAACAAATTATCGAAATTTTGAATGCATTACCGGAGTATACAATAAAAGAAGTATCTATATCTCCTTTTGAGCTCCAAAAAGCAGATGAGTTATTTATAACTAATGTAATTACTGGAATTCAACCTGTTACAAACTACAGAAAAAAAACATTTACATCTACATTTAGTGAAATGCTTATAGGGAAATTAAATACAAAAATTAGATTATCTTAA